The Myripristis murdjan chromosome 11, fMyrMur1.1, whole genome shotgun sequence genomic sequence GGTGAAGGGTAAGAAGGTTTTCTTGATGTCTAATTTCACTGCATTATCAGCACTAAACTAGCCTAACTGCATACCCCTAGTGACAATTGATTAACCCACATTTCCACAATGGATTACTTTATTTGTCTGGCATTGACTGGAAAAATCTCTAGTCCATTAGGGGATAACACACATAGTAGTTAGTACTTTCAAAGATGCACCTTTTTCAGTTGTTAGAGGCAAAATTTGTTAAGAAATATGCTATTAAATGTTCATTGGACATAATTTGTGTGTTAaattgttattttgtgtttagtTCCTATGGCAGCGTGTTCAAGGCCATTCATAAGGAGTCCGGCCAGGTTGTGGCCATCAAGCAGGTCCCCGTGGAGTCCGACCTGCAGGAGATCATCAAGGAGATTTCCATCATGCAGCAGTGTGACAGGTTGGAAGGGAATATATCATAACATAAACAATTTCCCCCACTGCTAGtagaaaaaaatttaattaaaaaaaaaaaaaaaaaaaaagtatggccCAATCATCCAGAGTGCGTTTTTGATATAAGCATCAAAATATGGAAGTAGCTCCAACCTTATAAGGGATAATGGAACTTGACTCCAAACTTTACCCTGCCCCCACAGCTACCAAACACATTGATGGCAAGGACTAGAACAGAAAAGATTTTGCTTTTGATACACTTGAATTCTAGTCTGACCAAGTCCTAAAAAGTTGTAGCCAGCTAGCCAGTTGctgcataaacaaaaacatccagtgTGGACCTAAACAGGTTTAGAATTGCTTCTCTACACTAGATAGTTTTAGATTAGAAAGGTATTATGAGCTACATTGGCCCCTAGTGCTGTGACCTGCCTCCGCTTGACCTATGGGGTGATTTTCTCACTTCTGCTATTTTGGTGCTTAACGGAactttgtcttgtgttttgatgcccattttgtttgtgtgtcatttcctcCAAGTCCTTATGTGGTGAAGTACTATGGCAGTTACTTCAAGAACACAGACTTGTGGATTGTCATGGAATATTGTGGGGCCGGCTCTGTCTCCGACATCATCAGACTACGCAACAAGACGGTGGGTGTTTCACACTGACTAGTTATAGCTCCTTATGACCGCAGTAGTGGTTTACTAACGGACAAAGTCTATATTCTCTCTGTATTTTGCTGAAAGCACATATCCTACGCTGATATCCTTACCAAACATTTAGTTTTGCAGTTTAGTTTTAAAGTCACACACTTCTTTTCTGAGGTCTGGAGACCTGTTGACCAATATGTTGGGATTTGCTGTTTTGTGGCTTTGGTGGTGATACAGTTCCCTGTTCACTGGCATTTCTCAGTTGCCCGGTGTTTGAGTAAAAAATGTCATCAATGCTGAGAAGATTTCTTTAGTGTACATACataagaataaaaactgagaaGATAGAAGGacacattgattttaaaaaaagaaatctccCTAGTTTTAAGAgttgacagagaaacaaaggcCTTACTACCCATTATATAGAGAATCAATCCTGCATTTAATTCATTCTCACATCTCAATTATCTcctgttttttgtctttcctgCTGCCCTCAGCTGACAGAGGATGAGATTGCCACCATCCTGAAGTCGACGCTGAAGGGTCTGGAGTACCTCCACTTCATGAGGAAGATCCACAGGGACATCAAGGCAGGAAACATCCTGCTCAACACAGAAGGACATGCAAAACTGGCAGACTTTGGAGTTGCTGGACAACTAACGGTAATGTTATATACTGTTATTCATAATGAGGTGTTGGGGTTTAAAGGCATCAAAGCATATGGAAGTTATGGCTTTCAGTATTGTCTAATTTTTAATTCCACATCAGTAAGTGGAATACTATTTATTCTTAGGATTGGTTACGCCATGCACTATAATGATGAGTTAAAAACTTGTAGTAAGAGACACTTTATATTTGCAGTGACTGCATGATGGCATTtgggtttttctttctttctgaagGACACTATGGCAAAGAGAAACACTGTGATTGGGACTCCCTTCTGGATGGCCCCGGAGGTGATCCAGGAGATTGGGTACAACTGCGTGGCTGACATCTGGTCTCTGGGCATCACATCCATAGAGATGGCAGAGGGCAAGCCCCCCTATGCAGACATCCACCCCATGAGGGTAAGTCTGAATTGGGCAGGGCTGGTTGAAGAAGGGGATGATTGTTAACTGTAACAGTCAGAGCCCAGCCACCATAGTCCAGGGTGGTTTGGGGTAGAGtgccaagaaaacaaacatgtgaCAATAAATCTCTCttggcttttctctctctctctctctctctctctctctctctctctctctctctcttttctctcactccatcttacactttttgttttttctctgttccaCCAGGCTATCTTCATGATTCCCACCAACCCTCCTCCAACATTCAGGAAGCCAGAGCTTTGGACAGATGACTTCACAGACTTTGTCAAGAAGTGTCTGGTCAAGAATCCAGAGCAGAGAGCCACTgccacacagctgctgcaggtcggtggagagacacacacatgcctggACATAAATGTGCAGACACGGGAATGAAAATGCATGCTTTGTTGTACACAGTGGTAAACAAAGACTGATGTAGAAACATGTTAATGGAGGCACCTATAGTCACAGCATATAGCATATTATATGGATACTGTATGCTTTTATAAGTGGCCACTTTTCTGAGAAGTGCAGTGTTGGTCATCCtttttttgagttgttttggatgatTCAGATTGTCAGTGTCAAACTGATGACACATTAAGGAAGAGCATATGTTTTTTTGCCAGAACATTCTGGAAGCAGAAGgacaaataaatcataaaaaaaaaaatcgtttagCATTTAGTGCACATTGCTAaatcatttgaaataaaaagcaACAGCTAATGACAAGTGTAAGAGTAAAGCGTCCAGACAAGAGGTATGACAAATTTTCAGACTAAAATATTACTGTAACATgttacatttcatttaattcCTTTGTTCCTTAACTGTAACCCTGATAAAACATAGTCCACATATCTTATTTTCTGCTGTGAATGTCCAGCACCCCTTCATCAGCCAGGCCAAGCCAGTTACAATCTTGAGGGACCTGATAACTGAAGCCATGGAGATGAAGGCCAAGAGGCAGCAGGAacagcagagggagctggaggaggaggacgataACTCGGTACGTACACCAGGATGTTACCAGCAAGGCTCCTGTAATCATGCAAACCTGGGCAAGTAGTATTATGATATTATAACATTAAGCTTGTACATATGGCTACCATTTGAACGAATGGTAAcccactggaaaaaaagttgttgatTTCACCTAAGTGGTGTGTTGTCATGTTAATTTATTGTGTAAATAATTTAAGCAGCCAGTAATATGAGGATTAGTGTGTCTCTATGTTGGTGAAACTGGAGACACGACACAGCTGAAGAAGTAACTCAGTTTCAATAGACACCAATTATGTACTCTTTGTTGAAGAGGACAAGCAAAGTAGTACTGAAACACAAACTCCCAATTACATTTACTCAGATCAAAACATTCATGAATTTTAATAACTTAATGTAATTCTTACTTtctcaaagatattgtgatatttgattttttacGTATCACATAACCCTCATCTCACTTTAGTTTCATGAAAGCTTGGGGAGTTTATTTGCAGTCTTTTGTTTCAGCGATGTTGTAGTAGGGATTAAGGGTCACATcttcaaaatcttttttttttcctttttttctttttttaagtatacTCATACTTTCAGTTTTGAGaatttgaaaaactgaacagcTTTAAAAATCCCACCTAGTTTACCCATACTAAAATTGCAAGTACTGTAATGCACTTTTTGTTGAAAGGACCCAACAGATTTCATATGTCTGTACtgtaggaggaggagacggaggtGGACTCTCACACCATGGTGAAGTCAGGCTCGGAGGGCGCTGGGACAATGCGAGCTACCAGCACTATGAGTGACGGGGCACAGACTATGATCGAACATGGCAGCACCATGTTGGAGTCAGATCTCGGCACCATGGTCATCAACagtgatgaggaagatgaggaggaagaccAGGGATCCATGAGGAGTGAGCACAGATTATAATGTCATCATcttccaaaaatgtttttccatcaATTTGAGATCATCACTGGGTTTCTAACACTGTGGCATGTGTCTGGCCTCTGTGAGATCACTTTGTGATCAAAGTGTGTCCCTCTATAAATTTAACAAGCTTTGCTTCTACTCCTCCACAGGACATGCCACCCCCCAGCAGCCTTTGCGCCCATCCTTCATGGACTACTTTGACAAGCAAGACTCTAACAAAGCAGCCCAGCAGCAGGAGAATTACAACCACAACCAGCCTCAGGAGCAGCCCGGCTACCACATCCAGGCCAAGAATGTTTTCCCTGACAACTGGAAGGTGCCACAGGATGGAGACTTTGACTTTGTGAGTAGCATCTTGCAAGAGCTTGTAGTGGTATCATACTTATTGGAGtattttttgcaaaaataatttgGACTAAATTTATATAGACCAGCACTTttctgaaaaatgcaaaattgatcATAGGCATGTGTATGCTGCTCTTTCAGTGCTAGTACAACTGTTTAGGAAAGCCATTTGTCGTAAATTTTAGTTGCATTTTCATAGTGTGTGACACAGCACTCTATATTTTCAGAGtacagtttaatttttttttcttgtgccaTTTAAGGCCAAGCAGGTGTGTAGTTTGTGTGTCATGAGTGAGTAATCCCTTTTCCactgttttgtgcatttgtgcttgTATTCATGTCCTGTCTCCCAGTTGAAGAACCTGGACTTTGAGGAGCTGCAGATGCGCCTTACTGCTTTGGACCCCATGATGGAGCGAGAAATTGAGGAGCTCAGGCAGCGCTACACTGCCAAGAGGCAGCCCATTCTGGATGCCATGGATGCCAAGAAGCGACGACAGCAGAACTTCTGAGTGCCCTCTCCCTTTGCCTGGGTTGCCCAAAACCACCTGTTAAGCATTAACTGATCTGTGTCTCACTGACTCAGAGGAACTTAGATGACCTTATTACTCTTTTTGGAAGCCCAATGCTGTTCTGACCCGgtactgactgactgctgacttcTGACTGCAAAGGAGGAAACAACATTTGGCCTTTATAGTGGCCCATGGTGGTGGATCCATTTTAGCTCCTGTATGAAATCCATGCTCACAGACTTTGACAAACCTATTTTTCCATTCTGATCCATCTTTGGACTGGTTAAGAGCCACCCCAGTCTGTTTGCTCTCATTTCTACAGTTACTGTGAAGTTATTTTCCCATGACCCTCAAGACCTCAGCCAACAAGAGGACCAAGCCTTGGCCATCATTCATCTAAAAGTCATAAAATGCACTTCCTCTTCCCTAGTGAAATAACTCTTCATAACATGCTGACAACTTTCTGGAAACCATCGTTAACAGTGAGGAAGGATATCCACCAAGACACTCAGGCCAACATTCCTTCTATCTTTTTGCAGCAGCAGGGGCATGCAGCAGCGTGGTCAATGACCAGCGGTCTCTCTTCCATGAACTTTTCACTTTTGATGTAAGTATAGTTCATAACCAAGTTTGGAAATGCCTGCAACAAAAGCTGTGGAGGTTCGTCCATGACCAAAGACAATCAAGATGATGACAATTAAGTTGAGAATGCCTTAAAAATTTTGAAACctggttttcaaaaaaaaaaaaaaaagaaacaaaaaaagcaatgtaATAAACCCAAGTAGTTGACTGGTTAAGCCGGTTTCCTCGTTTGGAATAAGTGGATTGTGGAAGCGGTAATGTTTGTCAAAATGGACTGAAATAGCTAAAATTGTGAATGGCAAAGATGCATGTCTTCAATCATTTGTGGACcataaaaatttgaatttatatTCATTAgtcttttctcatttatttaaatgtgttttatttttactttcttaTTCACGTAAGAAGTTCTGAACTTCATCATGCATCCAGCGCACCAGTGTTGTTGGCAGTCTCCAAGTATTATAGTGCCTCATAACgtccctgttttctctccctctctgagcaCACACTCATTCAGTGCCCGCTGATACACTTTAAGTCATTGCCTAGGCAAGTTGATCCACTGTTAAAAATACAGAGCAGAAATTCATTACTCTGATACTCTAATTTCCATAATCCAGAATTATTGCAGAGATTGTATTTTAGTTTTAACTGCTGGAAAAATTTGCAACAATTATATTTTCTCTAAATTCCTTAAGGAATGGTTGCAAACTATAATAGACAAAGATTAAATACTTAAGATTCAGATAAGACTTTCGTATTTGGGTTCAGAAGGGAGTTTTGGCCAGGGAATCTTAACCAAACCTAGAGGCATCTGACATGTAAACAGGGTTCCCACTCTTAAGGAAGTCagtttccaggatttttcaaaaacacatttaatgacCTTTGTACAAGTTAGCCATTACTCATAGAAAGTTGTCTTAGAATGATATAAGATGGACAAAGTGGCCAAATTCTCAGATTACACGTTGTATAACATGTTTATGTATAGTAACAAGTTTACACACCAGCAGTGCGCAAATGTGTTGACAACATGCAAACAGTGAGTCTTTTATGCAAAAGCGGCATCTTGTTCaaagtgtctgttttgtgtttttggcctGTTTGGACTTACACATGTGATACTTCAGAACAACAAAAGATGACCGCTGGGTATGACTGGGCACTGAAAATTTATAGTGTGAGCTCAGGAAATCTTTAATATGATCAGCTGAACTTGGACCCTGGAAAACTAGCGTATAAATTTAAAGGTTTTCCAGATTTTCCAGGAAGCGTGGGAACCCTGTAAGGACCAGTTCAGGGCCTGAATGGTACCGTAAAATAGTTTGCTTCAGGACAAACACATTCTTCTGACCAGAGATTTAGATAATAAACTAAAGATAATGACTATTATACTTGGGTAGAACGGAGCTGACCTCAACACACCTGAACAAAACCTCTTTGTTGTTCACCTACATGTTTCAGCAAACTATTTCTGCCCATGTTGTTTATTTCTCTACACCAGAAATGGCCAATAGTTTCCTGATGTTGAGGTGTGACGTTATTGATGAAGGAAATGGCTCAAGGTGCCTGACACACGACACATGTTCATGCTCAGTGCTTCATGTTTGTTGGACATGAGCTACATTTTGACAGCtaagaaatgtttattttcctgaTGCTATCCAGATCAGTGATTTATTGTGTGGTGTGACATCGTCCTCTTCAGTTTCGGGCATAAAGGCTGACACATTCTTATCATTCCCATCTATTCGCAGAAGATATTATAGTTCCTAAAACCGTATTTGCCTAATAGTAGCAAACTAGTGACATGTTGAGTCTCTTTGTGAAGGAAACTGCCCATCATGGCTGAAATTTTGTTTGGCTGTTGAAGAAGGCTATGAGTTATGTGTGCTAATAACGACACATTCAGCAAATTATGACTGTCTATATTACTATATTCATGTATGCCTGCAGTAAAGGGTCATGTCCATTTGCCTGTAGGTTGCTGTTACATTCATACTATTATCTCCAGTTTTGACCTAAACATATTACTTAAAtggtaaatgaataaataaatgatctttTAAATGGAACTGTTACACAAGCAGCGCTTGTCTGATCAATAATGTGGCCAAAATAATTCATAATATTTTCAGCACCTGAATCCAGATTTTAATTCACTGTCTTGGATGctgcattatgttttattttttgtttttgataagtattttcaaacttttttttttttttgctttgctggaAATGTTGTATTCAACCCAACAGGACCAGGTCGACCAACGCTTTCACAGAAATCATTAATATGCTCTTTATGACTTAACCTTGTGATTTATTAATGCATTTCACTTCATATTTAAATCTGTAATGCATTGTCAACTTTTTTTAAAGTCACTTATTTATTAAACgttttttaaaacttgtttgctgtttttatttttatttttgtgacacTGGTTTAAATATGGTAGCTAATTTGGCTGTTGATATTTTTGCCCTTTGTCAGATATATGGTTTGATTTCTGCTTGTTTTAGACTATGCATGTTTATAGTCATGTTTGCTGTGTAGTGGAATGATACTGTATTAGCTGCACAGGTAAGAGGCCTGTCAATTTGGAAGGTGGCTTTTCACAAACACTGTTTGCTCTGTACAGTAAAttgtccatttaaaaaaaaaaaatcacattgacaAGTATCTGCCATATTCAGTATAATGATCTGGATAATCTTTTTGtatgattttatttcttatatgtCACGATTGTTTCCACTATATGTACATGTACTGAGTGAGAGTGAAGAATGGAATGTAACCATATGTTTTAAAACtctaatttattatcatttgtttGTTATACTTTATAAAGGTTGGAAAAACTGCAAGTAATAAAGATTCCTTATAGGCGATCGCAGCCGTAATCGGATGCTTATATCTTATCTTTGACATAAAAACAGAGGGCATGTGTTCAGAGGCCCAAGTCAAAGCACCTGTCGCTACCGTAAATGCCCCAATACTGACGCATCTATTTTTTTAGTCTGCATGCTCCTTGTGCGCTATAACAAGGACATACACTATTGTTGAACATCGATTGCTGATTCCACTTTTTAATACTAGTTtgtgaaaaaatattatctcccttgctaaaataaataaattccgaCTCGTCCCTAAAAATTAATATGCTCCCATTGACCAACAGTACGGTCACTGCCTGTCTCTTTTCAAGAAGTTGCACAAGATTCACCCTCCTCTCATTCACAGCTACTCCAGTGTGCAGAGAGACAAAACATTAGGGAAACATGTCTGCACTTAGTAGGAAGACCATCAACACAGCTTCAGCCCCGGCTGCTATTGGACCTTATAGGTAAGAAAACCAAATCTCagtttttattctatttatagCGACACGTGGTGCCCTTATAATCAGCGTGCATCTGAATGAATGAGTGTCGGACCGTAGTCAAATATTTGACCAGAGGCAGGTCATAGTACAAGGTTGACTTACCTGGCTGAGCCCGTGAAGCCTCGGTAAACCAGTGAGAAACTGTAAGGGTCAAAGGTTTTCTGTGGCAGCGGTGCAGGGTGGAAGTCTCtctgacagcagacagcagaccTGCGATGGCAACGATTCGCCGACAAATTCCTTATACACCAAAAGCCCCGATCAGACAGGGCATCTACAGGTAGGCATGTCatttctgtgggaaaaaaatctgcctgctTCACGTTGGCATTACCCGGCTGCCAAGAGAAAGGGGGCAATTAACTTAAATCCTAATTTCTCGGTTGCTTGAATTTAAATCCTACCTATTATGCataagaaaagtttttttttctttcattttttccccctctactTAAATTAATTGCTCTCATTCGTCATCATTCATAGGGCTACTACAGAAAACGAGGGGTGTTCCTGCTCCGGCCAATAGGCTGCCAGTAGGTGGAGTTAGTTTGGTAGTTTGGAAGAGAAAGCAGGCAAACTGCAAATAGAAACTGCAGGCCCCCCATTCATTTTAGAATAATGAACAAGTTTGCTCTTACATCACACTTTACACTGTTTTCATCCCACTCTGTAAGTGTTCTCCTcacatgtatgtaaatgtacaaTACATctaacattgtgtgtgtgtgtgtgtgtgtgtgtgtgtgtgtgtgtgtgtccagtcagGCGGTGGTTGCGGACAGGACCATGTACATCTCTGGTCAGCTGGGGCTGGATGTCGCCTCCGGTCAGCTGGTGGGCGGAGGGGTGCAGGCCCAGGCCAGACAGGTGAGAATCAGAGGGATTCAGGTATAAACTGACCTGAACTTGATCAAGTACCACTTGACCTCACAGCGTAGACTTTTAATTGTAAGTATATGTTTTTGATGAAGTTTTAATTTAGACTTAATTTCTCAACTTTGGATAGCTGTCTGAAAAAGTCACTCAATGCCACTGGTTcgatttaatttaatgtaaagGTCTTATGGTAACAGAAAGGTTTGAgaggtgatttttaaaaatgatactgtcttttacaaatgaacCTGCCTGAGCTGTGAATAAGTGATTGATAGATGGCTGACATGATGTCATCCCTCGCTCCATCTCTTCCCCCAGGCGCTCGTCAATATGGGGGAGATCCTGAAAGCTGCAGGTTGTGACTTCAGCAATGGTGAGATCTCATTATCATGCCAGTGTTATAGTTCAGCTGCTGCTCACACTTCTAATGTGCTTTAAATatcttctcttttctgtctcagtggtGAAGACCACCGTGCTGCTGGCAGATATCAATGACTTTAACAGTGTCAACGACGTCTACAAGACAtgtaagtatttttatttttatttttttctgtttgatgaaaCAGCATTGTAATGGAGAATGTGAGTGTCCACAAGGGGGCACTCTTTCCCCATATGATTCAACACCCAATGGATCACAACACTATCCAAACTCTTGTCAGTCATACAACAGCCTGCTAGATTCACCGGCATAACTACATAAATTACAGATAAGAATAATTATTGTGCTCTCGTCACATGACACCAGCTAAAACAGTTCATGTGTTTGCTGCGTGACTGCAGGGTTCAGGGCTCGTCTCATCCAACCTGTCGATGAAGTGCAGCTCCTCGTCACCACATCTTTCTCTGTGCAGGACATTATGATCACCGCAAAGCTATGATTGGGGACTAGGGAAACTGgccttcaaattaaaagtctTGTCTCAAGCCCCATGACATTCGGTGCATTTGCCCCCGTTGCCAAGTCAATGGTGAACCCCACTTCTCATATTGCACTGTAACATATTTGAGAAAATAACTGCTGACAAGGTCATATGATCATCTCCTCCACCTTAAAGACATGTGCAGTCAGCTGTTCCCCGCTCCATATGAACACAAGCCCCCACCGCTCTGTCGGCGTTTCCTGTTCGATCACAACGGAGAGGTGTAATGGAAGCTGCGGTGCCCACACAGCTGTAAGCGGACACCTCCATGTAGGCACACAGATGTAACCCAACCCGGCTCTGCCAAACCTGCGACAGAGCCGTGGCTCAGCTGCAGGTCAGGGCTGCAACCctgcaacccccccaccccgacccacccccacaccctcaGCAGGGAACTCTCTCTGACCCTGGTTAGGGGGGCTAGAGGACATGTTTCCCCTCTGAACCAAGGTCATATGTGTTTTCATCACTAATAATGGAGGGGGGACTCTCACCTTGCTGAATGGGAAATTAACCAGCCAAttgtgatgataataataataataaacaaaatgctAGGaactccatttccatttgcttttatatttttttaaaaagtacttaTCTTTAAAGGAACCCTGTTGACTGTGTGGTTAATTTTTTTGTAAGCCCCCCCCTGTCAAAGCAAGTGCTATACCCAACCCCTTTTAATGGATAATACTGCACAATTACAGTACTCAGGTGTAATTTGTAGATCTCAGAGTCCAGTTTATATTTACTATACAAGCTCTAGCTTTGTTAATGCCACTGTGTTTGGGGGATTGTTTGCCACATCGCTGCCATTAGCAGCTAAGATGCTTGCATTGGAGGTCTTTTGCCGGGCTTCTAAGGTCATTGAAGtgtaatgtatgtgtttttcctttttagttTTCAGCGGAAACTTCCCCGCCAGAGCTGCTTACCAAGTTGCTGCTCTCCCCAgagtaagtaaaaaaaacaactttattgtACGCCACTGCCCTAGATACAGTACATGTTGCTCATAAATACACAGGAAGGTAGAAAAACTAATATGATACACATACACCCATCTGAGCCATGTATCTTCCCATCATCATCAAACCAAACTTGAACTTCCAGTGAATGTCTGTCACAGTGTTAGCCATGTTGACTTCTGGATTTGTAGCTGTTTCTGATGTCAGTGTAAAATGGTGTGAATTAATAACAATTTATTGCTGACAGGCATATAGAAAGACTAACCAAAGGCTAACCAGTTGGCTGTAAACCATAAAATGCCCTTTGACGTAATCGCCTCGTCtgtgtctccgtctctctctagGGTGGACTGGTGGAAATCGAGGCCGTTGCCGTGCTCGGCCCCCTCTCAGACTCCTGACTGGCCGACCCCCTCACACACAAGCTGTAGTCTAACCATCACGTGACTTTATAGCTCCACCATGGAAACAAGTTTACACATGAAAGACCAAACTTGGATCTTGGTGATTTAATGTTTCCTTCTCGGTGGAACGAGGAACAAACTTCTTTGTCCACTGGTCCctatccttttctctctccacattCATGTTTAGAACAGGAAAATCAATGATTACCAGTGACCATTAGAGTAAAACCAGTTAATAACAAGCATTTA encodes the following:
- the stk3 gene encoding serine/threonine-protein kinase 3 → MEPSAPKSKLKKLSEDSLTKQPEEVFDVLEKLGEGSYGSVFKAIHKESGQVVAIKQVPVESDLQEIIKEISIMQQCDSPYVVKYYGSYFKNTDLWIVMEYCGAGSVSDIIRLRNKTLTEDEIATILKSTLKGLEYLHFMRKIHRDIKAGNILLNTEGHAKLADFGVAGQLTDTMAKRNTVIGTPFWMAPEVIQEIGYNCVADIWSLGITSIEMAEGKPPYADIHPMRAIFMIPTNPPPTFRKPELWTDDFTDFVKKCLVKNPEQRATATQLLQHPFISQAKPVTILRDLITEAMEMKAKRQQEQQRELEEEDDNSEEETEVDSHTMVKSGSEGAGTMRATSTMSDGAQTMIEHGSTMLESDLGTMVINSDEEDEEEDQGSMRRHATPQQPLRPSFMDYFDKQDSNKAAQQQENYNHNQPQEQPGYHIQAKNVFPDNWKVPQDGDFDFLKNLDFEELQMRLTALDPMMEREIEELRQRYTAKRQPILDAMDAKKRRQQNF
- the rida gene encoding 2-iminobutanoate/2-iminopropanoate deaminase produces the protein MSALSRKTINTASAPAAIGPYSQAVVADRTMYISGQLGLDVASGQLVGGGVQAQARQALVNMGEILKAAGCDFSNVVKTTVLLADINDFNSVNDVYKTFFSGNFPARAAYQVAALPRGGLVEIEAVAVLGPLSDS